The Rana temporaria chromosome 4, aRanTem1.1, whole genome shotgun sequence genome contains a region encoding:
- the NDUFB5 gene encoding NADH dehydrogenase [ubiquinone] 1 beta subcomplex subunit 5, mitochondrial → MAGMSVLRSAGAMISRLQCAQRLALRTGGLLGRVAPTAAVPVRFAGGGKRVFVIRPSLFHDNKFMKYLKFYVLLGVIPVGICISLVNLFIGPAELAEIPEGYVPEHWEYYQHPITRWLSRNMFHPIDASYEKGMAILYIENEKRQLRLYEDVARASMRQKGDGPWYYYETLDKNLIDHEHKSTPDQ, encoded by the exons ATGGCGGGGATGAGTGTCCTCCGGTCGGCTGGGGCGATGATCAGTCGGCTGCAGTGTGCTCAGCGCTTGGCGCTCCGGACTGGTGGGCTGCTGGGGAGAGTAGCGCCGACTGCTGCGG tgcctGTGCGGTTTGCCGGTGGTGGAAAGAGGGTCTTTGTCATCCGGCCTTCACTTTTCCATGACAATAAATTCATGAAATACTTG AAATTTTACGTACTGCTTGGCGTAATACCTGTAGGTATCTGCATATCACTCGTCAATCTTTTTATTG GTCCAGCCGAGCTGGCAGAAATTCCAGAAGGCTATGTTCCTGAACACTGGGAGTACTATCAG CACCCAATCACTCGTTGGCTATCCCGCAATATGTTTCATCCTATTGATGCGTCTTATGAGAAAGGAATGGCAATACTCTACATTGAAAACGAGAAACGTCAGCTCAG GTTGTATGAAGATGTTGCCCGTGCCTCTATGAGACAGAAGGGAGATGGTCCGTGGTATTATTATGAAACGCTGGATAAAAACCTCATTGACCATGAACATAAATCTACCCCTGATCAGTAA